The Tripterygium wilfordii isolate XIE 37 chromosome 5, ASM1340144v1, whole genome shotgun sequence genome window below encodes:
- the LOC119998751 gene encoding phosphatidylinositol 4-phosphate 5-kinase 9-like isoform X1: MSGPVATANDVEQELSCAERTKSLGAISFEDHKSILTNGESIHGSSEISGFSVGELLLPNGESYSGSLLDNKPEGSGKYVWSDGCIYEGEWRRGMRHGNGKLQWHSGSFYKGEFSGGYMHGTGTYIGSNKLTYKGRWKLNLKHGLGTQVYSNGDIFEGSWMQGTSEGPGKYTWANGNVYLGNMKGGKMSGKGTLTWTNGDLFEGNWLNGMMHGFGVYTWSDGGCYVGTWTRGLKDGKGSFYPIGKRFPAVQKVYLNALRKRGILPDLIKQNHTHIHHASSVDMGNVKVGNQGSRQNSSDKLSKGNLLTLEQSRYQNVSLERRWSLEVAIEKVIGNDSSLGLSDSTLDGGGNDIETNTPPILEREYMQGVLISEIVLDNKFSSSSRRARRRQKRLAKEVKRPGEAIIKGHRSYDLMLSLQLGIRYTVGKITPVHRREVRQSDFGPRASFWMNFPKEGSQLTPPHQSEDFKWKDYCPMVFRNLREMFKIDAADYMMSICGNDALRELSSPGKSGSIFFLSQDDRFMIKTLRKSEVKVLQKMLPDYHHHVRMYENTLITKFFGLHRIKPSSGQKFRFVVMGNMFCTELRIHRRFDLKGSSLGRSTEKIEIDESTTLKDLDLNYSFYLEPSWRNALLKQIEIDSKFLEAQHIMDYSLLLGVHYRAPQPLQSLTSYNRSRVGDGLGVLAEEDTIEDEIFNYPQGLVLVPRGTDDDSVVVGSHIRGSRLRASSAGDEEVDLLLPGTARFQIQLGVNMPARAEQIPGNEAKQTFHEVYDVVLYLGIIDILQEYNMSKKIEHAYKSMQFDSLSISAVDPTFYSQRFLEFIQKVFPPNAV; the protein is encoded by the exons ATGTCTGGTCCCGTGGCCACTGCCAATGATGTGGAACAAGAACTTTCATGCGCCGAAAGAACGAAGTCCCTTGGTGCCATCTCTTTTGAGGACCACAAATCTATATTAACCAATGGTGAATCTATCCATGGTTCTTCTGAAATTTCTGGCTTCAGTGTGGGGGAGCTTTTACTTCCTAATGGGGAATCATATTCTGGGTCATTGCTTGACAACAAGCCTGAGGGTTCAGGGAAGTATGTGTGGTCAGATGGTTGCATATATGAGGGGGAGTGGAGACGGGGGATGAGGCATGGGAATGGAAAACTTCAATGGCATTCTGGATCTTTCTATAAGGGCGAATTTTCAGGTGGTTATATGCATGGTACTGGGACATATATTGGATCCAATAAGTTGACCTATAAAGGAAGATGGAAGTTGAATCTCAAACATGGATTGGGTACTCAAGTATATTCTAATGGAGATATCTTTGAGGGCTCTTGGATGCAGGGAACATCAGAAGGGCCAGGTAAGTATACCTGGGCAAATGGAAATGTATATTTGGGAAACATGAAAGGAGGGAAAATGTCAGGGAAAGGGACTCTTACTTGGACAAATGGGGACTTATTTGAAGGGAACTGGTTAAATGGCATGATGCATGGGTTTGGAGTATACACATGGAGCGATGGTGGTTGCTATGTTGGGACTTGGACACGAGGTCTGAAAGATGGAAAAGGATCATTCTACCCAATAGGTAAGCGGTTTCCGGCTGTACAAAAAGTTTACCTCAATGCATTGAGAAAAAGAGGGATACTTCCAGATTTGATAAAGCAGAATCATACACATATCCATCACGCTTCTTCGGTGGATATGGGAAATGTCAAGGTTGGGAACCAGGGATCTCGTCAGAATTCATCTGATAAACTATCCAAGGGAAACTTGTTAACCTTGGAGCAGTCTCGCTACCAAAATGTGTCCCTAGAAAGGCGCTGGAGTCTTGAGGTAGCTATTGAAAAAGTAATTGGAAATGACTCCTCATTAGGCTTATCTGACTCTACCTTAGATGGTGGAGGCAATGACATTGAAACAAACACCCCACCAATACTTGAACGAGAATATATGCAAGGTGTTTTGATTAGTGAAATTGTACTAGATAATAAATTCTCCTCATCTTCAAGAAGAGCGAGACGCCGACAAAAGAGACTTGCAAAAGAGGTTAAGAGACCTGGTGAAGCAATTATTAAGGGGCATAGGAGTTATGATCTCATGCTCAGTTTGCAGCTCGGAATCAG ATATACAGTGGGAAAAATTACACCTGTGCATAGACGAGAAGTTCGACAATCAGACTTTGGTCCTCGTGCAAGCTTTTGGATGAATTTTCCAAAAGAGGGATCTCAATTGACACCACCTCATCAATCGGAGGATTTCAAGTGGAAAGATTATTGCCCAATGGTCTTCAG GAATTTGAGGGAGATGTTTAAGATTGATGCTGCAGACTACATGATGTCCATTTGTGGAAATGATGCTCTTAGGGAACTTTCTTCCCCTGGGAAAAGTGGTAGTATCTTTTTCCTGTCTCAAGATGATCGTTTCATGATTAAGACACTCCGAAAATCTGAAGTAAAG GTTCTTCAGAAAATGCTTCCGGACTATCATCATCATGTGAGGATGTATGAGAACACACTGATCACAAAGTTCTTCGGTCTTCACAGGATCAAACCTTCAAGTGGTCAAAAG TTTCGATTTGTAGTTATGGGAAATATGTTCTGCACAGAATTAAGGATACATCGAAGGTTTGATTTAAAGGGTTCATCACTAGGGCGTTCTACGGAgaagattgaaattgatgagaGCACCACACTTAAAGATTTGGATCTCAACTATTCCTTCTATTTGGAACCTTCCTGGCGGAATGCTTTGTTAAA GCAGATTGAGATTGACAGTAAATTTTTGGAAGCACAGCACATTATGGATTACAGCCTTCTGTTAGGTGTACATTATCGAGCACCCCAACCCCTCCAGTCTCTCACGTCCTACAATCGGAGTAGAGTTGGAGATGGACTGGGAGTTTTAGCCGAGGAAG ATACAATAGAGGATGAAATCTTTAACTACCCTCAAGGCCTTGTCTTGGTCCCTCGTGGAACAGATGACGATAGTGTTGTTGTGGGCTCTCACATCAGGGGTAGCCGTTTGCGAGCATCATCTGCTGGTGATGAGGAGGTGGATCTCCTTCTTCCAGGCACGGCAAG ATTTCAAATCCAGCTTGGTGTGAACATGCCAGCAAGAGCAGAGCAGATCCCAGGGAACGAGGCGAAGCAGACATTTCATGAAGTATATGATGTCGTTTTATACCTCGGTATCATTGACATATTGCAAGAGTATAACATGAGTAAGAAGATTGAGCATGCATACAAATCTATGCAGTTTGATTCCCTGTCCATCTCGGCCGTCGATCCGACATTTTACTCCCAACGGTTCTTGGAATTCATTCAGAAGGTGTTCCCTCCAAATGCTGTTTGA
- the LOC119998751 gene encoding phosphatidylinositol 4-phosphate 5-kinase 9-like isoform X2, whose product MSGPVATANDVEQELSCAERTKSLGAISFEDHKSILTNGESIHGSSEISGFSVGELLLPNGESYSGSLLDNKPEGSGKYVWSDGCIYEGEWRRGMRHGNGKLQWHSGSFYKGEFSGGYMHGTGTYIGSNKLTYKGRWKLNLKHGLGTQVYSNGDIFEGSWMQGTSEGPGKYTWANGNVYLGNMKGGKMSGKGTLTWTNGDLFEGNWLNGMMHGFGVYTWSDGGCYVGTWTRGLKDGKGSFYPIGKRFPAVQKVYLNALRKRGILPDLIKQNHTHIHHASSVDMGNVKVGNQGSRQNSSDKLSKGNLLTLEQSRYQNVSLERRWSLEVAIEKVIGNDSSLGLSDSTLDGGGNDIETNTPPILEREYMQGVLISEIVLDNKFSSSSRRARRRQKRLAKEVKRPGEAIIKGHRSYDLMLSLQLGIRYTVGKITPVHRREVRQSDFGPRASFWMNFPKEGSQLTPPHQSEDFKWKDYCPMVFRNLREMFKIDAADYMMSICGNDALRELSSPGKSGSIFFLSQDDRFMIKTLRKSEVKVLQKMLPDYHHHVRMYENTLITKFFGLHRIKPSSGQKFRFVVMGNMFCTELRIHRRFDLKGSSLGRSTEKIEIDESTTLKDLDLNYSFYLEPSWRNALLKQIEIDSKFLEAQHIMDYSLLLGVHYRAPQPLQSLTSYNRSRVGDGLGVLAEEGGASHMLFTYLLIQ is encoded by the exons ATGTCTGGTCCCGTGGCCACTGCCAATGATGTGGAACAAGAACTTTCATGCGCCGAAAGAACGAAGTCCCTTGGTGCCATCTCTTTTGAGGACCACAAATCTATATTAACCAATGGTGAATCTATCCATGGTTCTTCTGAAATTTCTGGCTTCAGTGTGGGGGAGCTTTTACTTCCTAATGGGGAATCATATTCTGGGTCATTGCTTGACAACAAGCCTGAGGGTTCAGGGAAGTATGTGTGGTCAGATGGTTGCATATATGAGGGGGAGTGGAGACGGGGGATGAGGCATGGGAATGGAAAACTTCAATGGCATTCTGGATCTTTCTATAAGGGCGAATTTTCAGGTGGTTATATGCATGGTACTGGGACATATATTGGATCCAATAAGTTGACCTATAAAGGAAGATGGAAGTTGAATCTCAAACATGGATTGGGTACTCAAGTATATTCTAATGGAGATATCTTTGAGGGCTCTTGGATGCAGGGAACATCAGAAGGGCCAGGTAAGTATACCTGGGCAAATGGAAATGTATATTTGGGAAACATGAAAGGAGGGAAAATGTCAGGGAAAGGGACTCTTACTTGGACAAATGGGGACTTATTTGAAGGGAACTGGTTAAATGGCATGATGCATGGGTTTGGAGTATACACATGGAGCGATGGTGGTTGCTATGTTGGGACTTGGACACGAGGTCTGAAAGATGGAAAAGGATCATTCTACCCAATAGGTAAGCGGTTTCCGGCTGTACAAAAAGTTTACCTCAATGCATTGAGAAAAAGAGGGATACTTCCAGATTTGATAAAGCAGAATCATACACATATCCATCACGCTTCTTCGGTGGATATGGGAAATGTCAAGGTTGGGAACCAGGGATCTCGTCAGAATTCATCTGATAAACTATCCAAGGGAAACTTGTTAACCTTGGAGCAGTCTCGCTACCAAAATGTGTCCCTAGAAAGGCGCTGGAGTCTTGAGGTAGCTATTGAAAAAGTAATTGGAAATGACTCCTCATTAGGCTTATCTGACTCTACCTTAGATGGTGGAGGCAATGACATTGAAACAAACACCCCACCAATACTTGAACGAGAATATATGCAAGGTGTTTTGATTAGTGAAATTGTACTAGATAATAAATTCTCCTCATCTTCAAGAAGAGCGAGACGCCGACAAAAGAGACTTGCAAAAGAGGTTAAGAGACCTGGTGAAGCAATTATTAAGGGGCATAGGAGTTATGATCTCATGCTCAGTTTGCAGCTCGGAATCAG ATATACAGTGGGAAAAATTACACCTGTGCATAGACGAGAAGTTCGACAATCAGACTTTGGTCCTCGTGCAAGCTTTTGGATGAATTTTCCAAAAGAGGGATCTCAATTGACACCACCTCATCAATCGGAGGATTTCAAGTGGAAAGATTATTGCCCAATGGTCTTCAG GAATTTGAGGGAGATGTTTAAGATTGATGCTGCAGACTACATGATGTCCATTTGTGGAAATGATGCTCTTAGGGAACTTTCTTCCCCTGGGAAAAGTGGTAGTATCTTTTTCCTGTCTCAAGATGATCGTTTCATGATTAAGACACTCCGAAAATCTGAAGTAAAG GTTCTTCAGAAAATGCTTCCGGACTATCATCATCATGTGAGGATGTATGAGAACACACTGATCACAAAGTTCTTCGGTCTTCACAGGATCAAACCTTCAAGTGGTCAAAAG TTTCGATTTGTAGTTATGGGAAATATGTTCTGCACAGAATTAAGGATACATCGAAGGTTTGATTTAAAGGGTTCATCACTAGGGCGTTCTACGGAgaagattgaaattgatgagaGCACCACACTTAAAGATTTGGATCTCAACTATTCCTTCTATTTGGAACCTTCCTGGCGGAATGCTTTGTTAAA GCAGATTGAGATTGACAGTAAATTTTTGGAAGCACAGCACATTATGGATTACAGCCTTCTGTTAGGTGTACATTATCGAGCACCCCAACCCCTCCAGTCTCTCACGTCCTACAATCGGAGTAGAGTTGGAGATGGACTGGGAGTTTTAGCCGAGGAAGGTGGTGCTTCTCATATGTTATTCACTTATCTGCTG ATACAATAG
- the LOC119998752 gene encoding zinc finger protein ZAT5-like translates to MEMPMAAQDQEFNQIIRGKRTKRQRLLCPLPLAITSSSSSSGFTDNINTEEEEDMANCLILLAQGSHAHHHNPKSSPETAQLGFGSDAYQCKTCDRYFSSFQALGGHRASHKKPKAVVNIEDKKVCRENSFNGTSTNLSIQKSKSGNYKVHECSVCGAEFSSGQALGGHMRRHRTIVSGGGGGGGSGPSTTLSLDSGSHEESHQEPKKPRYNNTNLHLDLNLPATAEDVDRDRDRDRREVDFRFGSKEQVIVFSASPLVDCHY, encoded by the coding sequence ATGGAAATGCCGATGGCAGCTCAAGATCAGGAATTCAATCAGATCATTAGAGGCAAGCGTACTAAGCGTCAACGATTACTGTGTCCGCTCCCATTGGCAATCACCTCTAGCTCATCAAGTTCCGGATTCACGGACAATATTAAcacagaggaagaagaagatatggCCAATTGCTTGATTCTTCTGGCACAAGGATCTCATGCTCATCATCATAACCCTAAATCATCACCCGAAACTGCCCAACTCGGTTTCGGTTCCGACGCTTATCAGTGCAAGACTTGTGATCGGTACTTTTCTTCGTTTCAAGCGCTCGGAGGACACAGAGCTAGTCACAAGAAACCTAAGGCGGTGGTTAACATTGAAGACAAGAAAGTGTGCAGGGAAAATTCATTTAACGGGACGAGCACGAATCTTTCGATTCAAAAATCCAAGTCTGGTAATTATAAGGTTCATGAATGTTCAGTGTGTGGTGCAGAGTTTTCGTCTGGACAGGCGTTAGGTGGTCACATGAGGCGGCACAGGACGATTgttagtggtggtggtggtggtggtggttctgGGCCGTCTACCACATTGAGTTTGGATTCAGGAAGTCACGAGGAGTCTCATCAAGAACCAAAGAAACCAAGATATAATAATACTAATCTTCATTTGGATCTTAATCTTCCTGCCACGGCGGAAGACGTTGATCGTGATCGTGATCGTGATCGCAGAGAGGTCGATTTCCGGTTCGGATCGAAAGAACAAGTTATTGTGTTCTCTGCATCTCCTTTGGTTGATTGTCATTACTGA